A single Streptomyces sp. Edi2 DNA region contains:
- a CDS encoding DUF3515 domain-containing protein: MISTRRRYLALPVLTVLFAAVSCSPSEDVAVPAPTGAGARYCKALHKELPATVDGLERGTPEPESDFTAIWGDPAVKLRCGVPKPDVLTYGSEHYNPGADSAEVNGVEWLFEKQDDGYRFTTVLRKAFVEVTVPGKYAPEVDALTDLGGAVKKTVPTGV; this comes from the coding sequence GTGATCTCTACGCGCCGCCGGTACCTGGCCCTTCCGGTACTCACCGTGCTGTTCGCCGCGGTGAGCTGCTCCCCTTCCGAAGACGTGGCCGTGCCCGCCCCCACGGGGGCGGGCGCGCGGTACTGCAAGGCGCTGCACAAGGAGTTGCCGGCGACCGTGGACGGGCTGGAGCGGGGTACCCCCGAGCCCGAATCCGACTTCACTGCCATATGGGGCGATCCTGCCGTGAAACTGCGCTGCGGGGTGCCGAAGCCCGACGTCCTGACGTACGGGAGTGAACATTACAACCCCGGTGCCGACTCGGCGGAAGTCAACGGGGTCGAATGGCTCTTTGAGAAGCAGGACGACGGTTACCGCTTCACGACGGTGCTGCGCAAGGCCTTCGTCGAGGTGACCGTTCCCGGGAAGTACGCCCCCGAGGTCGATGCACTCACCGATCTCGGGGGCGCCGTGAAGAAGACGGTTCCCACCGGGGTCTAG
- a CDS encoding Lrp/AsnC ligand binding domain-containing protein has translation MVQAYILIQTEVGKASAVAETISTIHGVLQAEDVTGPYDVIVRAQAGTVDELGRMVVAKIQQVEGITRTLTCPVVHL, from the coding sequence GTGGTACAGGCCTACATCCTGATCCAGACCGAGGTCGGCAAGGCCTCGGCGGTAGCCGAGACGATCTCCACGATCCATGGTGTGCTGCAGGCCGAGGATGTCACCGGCCCCTATGACGTCATCGTGCGCGCTCAAGCCGGCACGGTCGATGAGCTGGGGCGCATGGTGGTCGCCAAAATCCAGCAAGTGGAAGGCATCACGCGCACTCTTACCTGCCCGGTCGTCCATCTCTAG
- a CDS encoding thiamine-phosphate kinase — MKGTVGELGEFGLIRELTSRLTTTPAVRIGPGDDAAVVTAPDRRVVASTDILLEGRHFRRDWSTAYDVGRKAAAQNLADIAAMGAVPTAILLGLVVPAELPATWPTELMDGLRDECQVAGAAVVGGDVVRGDTITVSITALGDLRNQEPVTRAGAQPGDVVAVTGWLGWSAAGHAVLSRGFRSPRAFVEAHRRPEPPYHAGPAAAGLGATAMTDVSDGLVADLGHIAEASKVRIDLRSAGIDIPSQMSDIGTAVGVDPMQWVLNGGEDHAIVATFPPEVKLPARWKVIGEVLHPSALPQVTVDGAPWAKAGWDHFGDNGDAD; from the coding sequence ATGAAGGGCACCGTGGGCGAGCTGGGGGAGTTCGGGCTGATCAGGGAGCTCACCTCCCGGCTCACCACCACTCCGGCCGTACGGATCGGGCCGGGTGACGACGCCGCGGTGGTCACCGCGCCGGACCGGAGGGTGGTCGCCAGCACCGACATCCTCCTGGAGGGCCGGCACTTCAGGCGCGACTGGTCCACCGCCTACGACGTCGGCCGCAAGGCCGCCGCACAGAACCTCGCCGACATCGCGGCGATGGGCGCGGTGCCCACGGCGATCCTGCTCGGCCTGGTCGTGCCCGCGGAACTCCCCGCCACCTGGCCGACCGAGCTGATGGACGGGCTGCGCGACGAATGCCAGGTGGCCGGCGCCGCGGTCGTCGGCGGGGACGTGGTGCGCGGCGACACCATCACCGTCTCCATCACCGCGCTCGGCGATCTGCGCAACCAGGAGCCGGTCACCCGGGCCGGCGCCCAGCCCGGCGACGTGGTCGCGGTGACCGGCTGGCTCGGCTGGTCCGCCGCCGGGCATGCCGTCCTCTCCCGCGGCTTCCGCTCGCCGCGCGCCTTCGTGGAGGCCCACCGCCGCCCCGAGCCGCCGTACCACGCGGGCCCGGCCGCCGCCGGACTCGGCGCCACCGCCATGACGGACGTCAGCGACGGACTGGTCGCCGACCTCGGGCACATCGCCGAGGCCAGCAAGGTCCGGATCGATCTGCGGTCCGCCGGGATCGACATCCCCTCGCAGATGTCCGACATCGGCACGGCCGTCGGCGTGGACCCGATGCAGTGGGTGCTCAACGGCGGCGAGGACCACGCGATCGTCGCCACCTTCCCGCCCGAGGTGAAGCTGCCCGCCCGGTGGAAGGTCATCGGCGAAGTGCTCCACCCCTCCGCGCTGCCCCAGGTGACGGTGGACGGTGCCCCCTGGGCGAAGGCCGGCTGGGACCACTTCGGCGACAACGGGGATGCCGACTAG
- the thiD gene encoding bifunctional hydroxymethylpyrimidine kinase/phosphomethylpyrimidine kinase produces the protein MHIPPRVLTVAGSDSGGGAGIQADLKTMLALGTHGMSVLTAVTAQNSLGVQGAWELPAEAVRAQFRSVVDDIGVQAVKTGMLSSAELVETVAELLAGLRVPVVIDPVGVSKHGDALLAATALDAVRTVLLPTATVATPNLDEVAQLTGIRVEEEADMRRAAAAILDFGPRWALIKGGHLPAGRGEDAVDLLTDGTEEHWLRAPRHDNRHTHGTGCTLASALAAQLAKGDTVPQATAAAKDYVTGALAGGFRLGAGIGPVDHGWCWRDMH, from the coding sequence ATGCACATACCTCCACGCGTCCTGACCGTCGCCGGGTCCGACTCCGGCGGCGGCGCGGGCATCCAGGCCGACCTCAAGACGATGCTGGCGCTCGGCACCCACGGCATGAGCGTGCTCACCGCCGTCACCGCCCAGAACTCCCTGGGCGTACAGGGCGCGTGGGAGCTGCCGGCCGAGGCCGTACGGGCCCAGTTCCGCAGCGTCGTCGACGACATCGGCGTCCAGGCGGTGAAGACCGGGATGCTCTCCTCGGCCGAACTCGTCGAGACCGTCGCCGAACTGCTCGCCGGACTGCGGGTCCCCGTCGTCATCGACCCCGTGGGGGTCTCCAAGCACGGCGACGCGCTGCTCGCCGCCACCGCCCTGGACGCGGTCCGCACCGTGCTGCTGCCGACGGCGACCGTCGCCACCCCCAACCTGGACGAGGTCGCCCAGCTGACCGGTATCCGCGTCGAGGAGGAGGCCGATATGCGCCGGGCGGCCGCCGCGATCCTGGACTTCGGCCCGCGCTGGGCGCTCATCAAGGGCGGCCATCTCCCCGCCGGCCGTGGCGAGGACGCCGTCGATCTGCTCACCGACGGCACCGAGGAGCACTGGCTGCGCGCCCCGCGGCACGACAACCGGCACACCCACGGCACCGGCTGCACCCTCGCCAGCGCGCTCGCCGCGCAGCTCGCCAAGGGGGACACGGTCCCGCAGGCCACCGCGGCGGCGAAGGACTATGTCACCGGCGCCCTCGCGGGCGGTTTCCGGCTGGGCGCGGGCATCGGCCCCGTGGACCACGGCTGGTGCTGGCGCGACATGCACTGA
- the rpmB gene encoding 50S ribosomal protein L28: MAANCDVCGKGPGFGKSVSHSHRRTNRRWNPNIQTVRAVIGRTPKRLNACTSCIKAGKVSR, encoded by the coding sequence GTGGCTGCCAACTGCGACGTCTGCGGCAAGGGGCCGGGCTTCGGCAAGAGTGTCTCGCACTCGCATCGCCGTACCAACCGTCGTTGGAACCCCAACATCCAGACGGTGCGTGCAGTGATCGGGCGCACGCCGAAGCGGCTGAACGCCTGCACCTCGTGCATCAAGGCCGGCAAGGTCTCGCGCTGA
- a CDS encoding DAK2 domain-containing protein, whose protein sequence is MPYPLDAAAVRSWCGLALEALGRERERIDAINVYPVADGDTGTNLYLTLESAARAVEAAFDGHASAGTAPRLADAIGAMAHGALIGARGNSGTIVAQMLRGMTEVLAATDGSADALRRALRRAAASTYEAVAHPVEGTVLTVATAAADAAERSAGGDAGAAGVARAAHEGARSALQETPGQLAVLGRAGVVDAGGCGLVALLGALADALSGEVSAVPVAVRPDAPLPEAAGCEVAGRVAAANGRGHLDGPAFEVIYLLEAGDAAVAGLRARLDALGDSLVVVGGDGLWNVHVHVDDAGAAVEAGIEAGRPYRIRITHFGGARAKEPEMTARAVVAVVPGAGLAGLCAQAGATPVPVRPGEPPASGELVQAIRQAHAREVMLLANDADLRHTAAAAAEEARAEGVRVALIPTRSAVQGLAALAVHEPGRSFDEDVVAMTAAAGATRYAELALAERQSWTMAGVCQAGDVLGLIDGDVAVIGSDLTGTAMTVLDRMLSAGGEMVTLVLGAKAPDGLAERLEEYVRERHLAVDTVVYDGGQHAAPLLIGVE, encoded by the coding sequence GTGCCGTACCCGCTCGACGCCGCCGCGGTCCGCTCCTGGTGCGGGCTGGCCCTGGAGGCGCTGGGACGGGAACGCGAGCGGATCGACGCGATCAACGTCTACCCGGTGGCCGACGGCGATACCGGCACCAACCTCTATCTGACCCTCGAATCGGCGGCCCGCGCGGTCGAGGCCGCCTTCGACGGGCACGCCTCGGCCGGTACCGCCCCCCGTCTCGCCGATGCCATCGGTGCCATGGCACACGGCGCCCTGATCGGGGCGCGCGGCAACTCCGGCACGATCGTGGCGCAGATGCTGCGCGGGATGACCGAGGTGCTGGCCGCCACCGACGGCTCCGCCGACGCCCTGCGGCGGGCGCTGCGCCGGGCCGCCGCGTCGACCTACGAGGCCGTCGCCCACCCCGTGGAGGGCACCGTGCTGACGGTGGCGACCGCCGCCGCCGATGCCGCGGAACGCTCCGCGGGCGGCGATGCCGGGGCCGCCGGGGTCGCCCGCGCCGCCCACGAAGGCGCCCGCAGCGCCCTCCAGGAGACCCCGGGGCAGCTCGCGGTGCTGGGCAGGGCGGGTGTCGTGGACGCCGGTGGCTGCGGGCTGGTCGCGCTGCTGGGCGCGCTCGCCGATGCGCTGTCCGGGGAGGTCTCGGCGGTTCCGGTCGCCGTACGCCCCGATGCCCCGCTTCCCGAGGCGGCCGGCTGTGAGGTCGCGGGCCGGGTGGCGGCGGCGAACGGCCGGGGGCACCTGGACGGGCCCGCCTTCGAAGTGATCTATCTGCTGGAGGCCGGCGACGCCGCCGTGGCGGGGCTGCGGGCCCGGCTCGACGCGCTCGGCGACTCCCTGGTGGTGGTCGGCGGGGACGGCCTGTGGAACGTCCATGTCCATGTCGACGACGCGGGCGCCGCCGTGGAGGCCGGCATCGAGGCGGGCCGCCCGTACCGGATCCGGATCACGCACTTCGGCGGTGCCCGGGCCAAGGAACCGGAGATGACGGCGCGGGCCGTGGTCGCGGTGGTGCCGGGTGCCGGGCTCGCCGGGCTGTGTGCCCAGGCCGGCGCGACCCCCGTCCCGGTGCGGCCCGGGGAGCCGCCCGCCAGTGGCGAACTGGTGCAGGCGATCCGGCAGGCGCACGCCCGTGAGGTGATGCTGCTGGCGAACGACGCCGACCTGCGGCACACCGCGGCGGCCGCCGCCGAGGAGGCCCGCGCCGAGGGCGTACGGGTCGCGCTCATCCCCACCCGCTCCGCCGTCCAGGGCCTGGCGGCGCTGGCCGTGCACGAACCGGGCCGCAGTTTCGACGAGGACGTGGTCGCGATGACCGCGGCCGCGGGCGCCACCCGTTACGCCGAGCTGGCCCTCGCCGAGCGGCAGTCGTGGACGATGGCCGGCGTCTGCCAGGCCGGGGACGTCCTGGGCCTGATCGACGGCGATGTCGCGGTCATCGGCTCCGACCTCACCGGCACCGCGATGACGGTGCTCGACCGGATGCTGTCGGCGGGCGGGGAGATGGTGACCCTGGTCCTCGGCGCGAAGGCGCCCGACGGGCTCGCCGAGCGGCTGGAGGAGTACGTCCGCGAGCGTCATCTCGCGGTGGACACCGTCGTCTACGACGGGGGCCAGCACGCCGCGCCGTTGCTCATCGGCGTGGAGTGA
- a CDS encoding helicase-related protein: protein MAALDEPLKKILGGTTAKVLAEHLDLHTVGDLLHHYPRRYAERGELTRLSDLPLDEHVTVVAQVADSRVLKFNGGRGQRLEVTLTDGSGRLRLVFFGKGIHKPHKDLLPGRRAMFAGKVSVFNRKLQLAHPEYALLDGDAEDAAEEVSAEVNAFAGQLLPIYPACQQMASWKIAKAVDAVLPSARDAVDPLPEALRDGRELVPLTEALLKIHRPASKADIAAARDRLKWDEAFVLQVALARRRLAETQLPAVARTSTTGGILDAFDAKLPFTLTDGQQKVSREIFDDLATEHPMHRLLQGEVGSGKAQPLDALVLTPRGFRPMGEMAVGTEVVVPSGELAVVDGVFPQGEREVWRLVLSDGSAVECDDEHLWIVRTGDAQERVLTTRALRRDLHDPEGRPRWSIDAAVPVDLDDGGARPLDPYLVGRQLAEDGGPAARVPEAYRNAPLKDRLAVLQGLLGAVSGPAGARAVFRAAHRPLAGDLAWLVRSLGGRARLSAAGEGTYDVDVALPEEGGEGFRRTIRAIEYAGRKPVQCISVRHPGHAYVTDHFTVTHNTMVALRAMLGVVDSGGQAAMLAPTEVLAQQHHRSITEMMGELAEGGMLGGAEQGTKVVLLTGSMGAAARRQALLDLVTGEAGVVVGTHALIEDKVQFHDLGLVVVDEQHRFGVEQRDALRGKGKQPPHLLVMTATPIPRTVAMTVFGDLETSVLDQLPAGRSPIATHVVPAKDKPHFLARAWERVREEVAAGHQGYVVCPRIGDEEDAPKGAKKPAGSKGAEDRAGSPEDAEEKRPPLAVLDIAGQLAEGPLAGLRVAVLHGRMAPDDKDDVMRRFAAGELDVLVATTVIEVGVNVPNATAMVIMDADRFGVSQLHQLRGRVGRGSAPGLCLLVSEMPEASPARARLAAVAATLDGFELSRIDLEQRREGDVLGQAQSGVRSSLRMLAVIEDEEVIAAAREEATALVTADPELTGYPELRIALSALLDEDREQYLDKG from the coding sequence GTGGCAGCGCTCGACGAACCTCTCAAGAAAATTCTCGGTGGTACCACCGCAAAGGTGCTGGCCGAGCATCTCGACCTGCATACGGTCGGCGACCTGTTGCACCACTACCCGCGCCGTTACGCGGAGCGTGGTGAACTGACCCGCCTCTCGGACCTCCCGCTGGACGAACACGTCACGGTCGTCGCCCAGGTCGCGGACTCCCGGGTGCTGAAGTTCAACGGAGGCCGGGGACAGCGCCTCGAGGTGACGCTCACCGACGGCAGCGGCCGCCTCCGGCTGGTCTTCTTCGGCAAGGGCATCCACAAGCCGCACAAGGATCTGCTGCCCGGCCGCCGAGCGATGTTCGCCGGCAAGGTGTCGGTCTTCAACCGCAAACTCCAGCTCGCCCACCCCGAGTACGCGCTCCTCGACGGCGATGCCGAGGACGCGGCCGAGGAGGTCAGCGCGGAGGTCAACGCCTTCGCAGGGCAGCTCCTGCCGATCTACCCGGCCTGCCAGCAGATGGCGTCCTGGAAGATCGCCAAGGCGGTCGACGCGGTGCTGCCCAGTGCGCGCGACGCCGTCGACCCGCTGCCTGAAGCGCTCCGGGACGGCCGGGAGCTGGTCCCGCTCACCGAGGCGCTGCTCAAGATCCACCGCCCGGCGAGCAAGGCCGATATCGCCGCCGCGCGGGACCGGCTGAAGTGGGACGAGGCGTTCGTCCTGCAGGTCGCGCTCGCCCGGCGCCGCCTCGCCGAGACCCAACTCCCGGCGGTGGCAAGGACGTCGACCACCGGCGGCATCCTCGACGCCTTCGACGCGAAACTGCCCTTCACGCTCACCGACGGCCAGCAGAAGGTCAGCCGGGAGATCTTCGACGACCTGGCGACCGAACACCCCATGCACCGCCTCCTCCAGGGCGAGGTGGGCTCCGGCAAGGCCCAGCCGCTGGATGCGCTGGTGCTGACGCCGCGCGGCTTCCGCCCCATGGGGGAGATGGCAGTCGGGACCGAAGTGGTGGTGCCCAGCGGTGAGCTCGCCGTGGTGGACGGCGTCTTCCCGCAGGGCGAGCGCGAGGTGTGGCGGCTGGTGCTCTCGGACGGCAGCGCCGTCGAGTGCGACGACGAGCATCTGTGGATCGTCCGGACCGGCGATGCCCAGGAGAGGGTGCTCACCACCCGCGCACTGCGCCGGGACCTCCACGACCCCGAAGGACGCCCCCGGTGGTCCATCGACGCGGCCGTGCCGGTGGACCTCGACGACGGCGGGGCACGGCCGCTCGATCCGTATCTGGTGGGGCGGCAGCTCGCGGAGGACGGCGGTCCGGCGGCCCGGGTGCCGGAGGCCTACCGTAACGCGCCGCTGAAGGACCGGCTGGCCGTACTGCAGGGCCTGCTGGGTGCCGTAAGCGGGCCCGCGGGCGCCCGTGCGGTGTTCCGTGCCGCGCACCGCCCGCTGGCCGGCGACCTCGCATGGCTGGTGCGCTCGCTGGGCGGACGGGCCCGGCTGAGCGCCGCGGGGGAGGGGACATACGACGTCGACGTGGCGCTGCCGGAGGAGGGCGGGGAAGGCTTCCGGCGCACCATCCGGGCCATCGAGTACGCCGGCCGCAAGCCCGTCCAGTGCATCAGCGTCCGGCACCCCGGCCACGCCTATGTGACCGACCACTTCACCGTCACCCACAACACCATGGTCGCGCTGCGCGCCATGCTCGGCGTGGTCGACAGCGGCGGCCAGGCCGCGATGCTGGCGCCGACCGAGGTCCTGGCCCAGCAGCACCACCGCTCGATCACCGAGATGATGGGGGAGCTGGCCGAGGGCGGGATGCTCGGCGGCGCGGAGCAGGGCACCAAGGTGGTGCTGCTGACCGGATCCATGGGCGCCGCGGCCCGCCGGCAGGCGCTGCTCGATCTGGTCACCGGCGAGGCCGGAGTCGTCGTCGGCACCCACGCCCTGATCGAGGACAAGGTGCAGTTCCACGACCTGGGCCTGGTCGTCGTCGACGAGCAGCACCGGTTCGGCGTCGAGCAGCGGGACGCGCTGCGCGGCAAGGGCAAGCAGCCGCCGCATCTCCTGGTCATGACGGCGACCCCCATTCCGCGTACGGTCGCCATGACCGTCTTCGGTGATCTGGAGACCTCCGTCCTGGACCAACTCCCCGCCGGACGCTCGCCGATCGCCACCCATGTGGTGCCCGCCAAGGACAAGCCGCACTTCCTCGCGCGCGCCTGGGAGCGGGTCCGCGAGGAGGTGGCGGCCGGGCATCAGGGCTATGTGGTGTGTCCCCGGATCGGCGACGAGGAGGACGCGCCCAAGGGGGCGAAGAAACCGGCCGGCTCCAAGGGGGCCGAGGACCGGGCGGGTTCACCGGAGGACGCGGAGGAGAAGCGGCCCCCGCTCGCGGTGCTCGACATCGCCGGGCAGCTCGCCGAGGGGCCGCTCGCCGGGCTGCGGGTGGCGGTTCTCCACGGCCGGATGGCGCCGGACGACAAGGACGACGTGATGCGCCGGTTCGCCGCCGGTGAGCTGGATGTGCTGGTGGCGACGACCGTCATCGAGGTCGGGGTGAACGTCCCGAACGCCACCGCCATGGTGATCATGGACGCCGACCGCTTCGGCGTCTCCCAGCTGCACCAGCTCCGCGGCCGGGTCGGCCGTGGCTCCGCCCCCGGCCTGTGCCTGCTGGTCAGCGAGATGCCCGAGGCCAGCCCGGCCCGCGCCCGGCTCGCCGCGGTGGCCGCCACCCTCGATGGCTTCGAACTCTCCCGTATCGACCTGGAACAGCGGCGCGAGGGTGATGTGCTGGGGCAGGCGCAGTCCGGCGTCCGCTCGTCGCTGCGGATGCTCGCGGTCATCGAGGACGAGGAGGTGATCGCCGCCGCCCGCGAGGAGGCCACCGCGCTGGTCACCGCCGATCCCGAGCTGACCGGATATCCGGAGCTGCGGATCGCCCTGTCCGCCCTGCTGGACGAGGACCGGGAGCAGTATCTGGACAAGGGGTGA
- the rsmD gene encoding 16S rRNA (guanine(966)-N(2))-methyltransferase RsmD yields MTRVIAGTAGGRRLAVPPGNGTRPTSDRAREGMFSTWESLDGPLGGARVLDLYGGSGAVGLEALSRGAAHVLLVEADARAVRTIRDNVRAVGLPGVEVRAGKAEQTAAAPPPGEPYDIVFLDPPYGVTDAELCEILLTLRGQGWLADDALVTVERSTRGGTFPWPDGFAAIKARRYGEGTLWYGRAASTSAESASVSVS; encoded by the coding sequence ATGACCCGCGTGATCGCCGGTACGGCCGGCGGCCGCCGCCTGGCCGTACCCCCGGGAAACGGCACCCGCCCGACCTCCGACCGAGCGCGCGAGGGCATGTTCTCCACCTGGGAATCCCTCGACGGGCCGCTCGGCGGTGCCCGGGTGCTCGATCTCTACGGCGGCTCCGGCGCGGTCGGCCTGGAAGCGCTCTCCCGCGGCGCCGCACACGTCCTGCTGGTCGAGGCCGATGCCCGCGCCGTGCGCACCATCCGGGACAACGTCCGCGCGGTCGGCCTCCCGGGCGTCGAGGTCCGGGCCGGCAAGGCCGAACAGACCGCCGCCGCACCGCCCCCGGGTGAGCCGTACGACATCGTCTTCCTGGACCCGCCCTACGGGGTGACCGACGCGGAGCTGTGCGAGATCCTGCTCACACTCCGTGGTCAGGGCTGGCTTGCCGACGACGCACTCGTCACCGTGGAACGCAGTACCCGAGGCGGCACGTTCCCGTGGCCGGACGGTTTTGCAGCGATCAAGGCCCGTCGCTACGGCGAGGGGACGCTTTGGTACGGTCGCGCCGCTTCGACGTCCGCCGAATCGGCGTCAGTAAGCGTGTCATGA
- the coaD gene encoding pantetheine-phosphate adenylyltransferase — MTGSESEEPELRRAVCPGSFDPITNGHLDIIARASKLYDVVHVAVMINQSKQGLFTVDERIDLIRRATAEYGNVEVESFHGLLVDFCKQRDIPAIVKGLRAVSDFDYELQMAQMNNGLSGVETLFVPTNPTYSFLSSSLVKEVAAWGGDVSHLVPSFVLEALTERLRNKG; from the coding sequence ATGACCGGATCGGAGAGCGAGGAACCCGAGTTGCGCCGCGCCGTCTGTCCGGGGTCATTCGACCCCATCACCAACGGGCACCTGGACATCATCGCCCGTGCCTCCAAGCTGTACGACGTCGTCCACGTCGCCGTGATGATCAACCAGTCCAAGCAGGGGCTGTTCACGGTCGACGAGCGGATCGACCTGATCCGCCGGGCCACCGCCGAGTACGGCAACGTGGAGGTCGAGTCCTTCCACGGCCTGCTCGTCGACTTCTGCAAGCAGCGCGACATCCCCGCGATCGTCAAGGGGCTGCGAGCCGTCAGCGACTTCGACTACGAGCTGCAGATGGCCCAGATGAACAACGGCCTGTCGGGAGTGGAGACGCTGTTCGTCCCCACCAACCCCACCTACAGCTTCCTCTCCTCCAGCCTCGTCAAGGAGGTCGCCGCCTGGGGCGGTGACGTCTCCCATCTGGTGCCGTCGTTCGTCCTGGAGGCGCTGACCGAGCGCCTGCGGAACAAGGGCTGA
- a CDS encoding ATP synthase F0 subunit B — MDVQKKLDDIVATVGGARSMPMSASCVVNRAELLAMLEEVRAALPGSLAQAQELLGGREQMVEQARAEAERIIETAHTQRGSLISDTEVARQSQDEADRILTEARREAEEIRAEADDYVDSKLANFEVVLTKTIGSVDRGREKLLGRGPGQGEQEFPDEDGTQAPERSADPETLRQRADAYVDAKFGSFQAVLTKTLEAVGRGRDKLQGARAVDELGLHLAAQGDPQSGHQADADYLAGLAGIGAEQEQQPPQAPPMPQAPPMPQAQPQPQVQEYQQPLQPQLQQQGYYTDPAVYQQQDVYGYQQPQEVLYAQHQDPYGYDWQQAQQQAQQQAQQQAQQQAQQQGYDPNAYLQQQVPQQPQQPPHGHPAQPGALDETSLFDTSMIDLDQLRAYEEGRQ, encoded by the coding sequence GTGGACGTGCAGAAGAAGCTCGACGACATCGTCGCGACCGTCGGCGGTGCCCGGTCCATGCCCATGTCGGCCTCGTGCGTGGTCAACCGCGCCGAGCTGCTTGCCATGCTGGAGGAGGTGCGGGCGGCGCTCCCGGGCTCCCTCGCGCAGGCGCAGGAGCTGCTGGGCGGCCGGGAGCAGATGGTCGAGCAGGCGCGGGCCGAGGCGGAGCGGATCATCGAGACCGCGCACACCCAGCGCGGGTCGCTGATCTCCGACACCGAGGTCGCCCGGCAGTCCCAGGACGAGGCGGACCGGATCCTCACGGAGGCCCGCCGGGAGGCGGAGGAGATCCGCGCCGAGGCCGACGACTACGTCGACAGCAAGCTCGCCAACTTCGAGGTCGTGCTGACCAAGACCATCGGGTCCGTCGACCGCGGCCGCGAGAAGCTGCTCGGCCGCGGCCCCGGGCAGGGCGAGCAGGAATTCCCGGACGAGGACGGCACCCAGGCCCCGGAGCGCAGCGCCGATCCGGAGACCCTGCGGCAGCGCGCCGACGCCTATGTGGACGCCAAGTTCGGCTCGTTCCAGGCCGTGCTGACCAAGACGCTGGAGGCGGTCGGCCGGGGCCGCGACAAGCTCCAGGGGGCCCGTGCGGTCGATGAGCTGGGCCTCCACCTGGCCGCGCAGGGCGACCCGCAGTCCGGACACCAGGCCGACGCCGACTATCTCGCCGGCCTGGCGGGCATCGGCGCCGAGCAGGAGCAGCAGCCGCCCCAGGCACCCCCGATGCCCCAGGCGCCTCCCATGCCCCAGGCGCAACCCCAGCCCCAGGTCCAGGAATACCAGCAGCCCCTCCAGCCCCAGCTCCAGCAGCAGGGCTACTACACCGACCCGGCGGTCTACCAGCAGCAGGACGTCTACGGCTATCAGCAGCCGCAGGAGGTCCTGTACGCCCAGCACCAGGACCCGTACGGCTACGACTGGCAGCAGGCCCAGCAGCAGGCCCAGCAGCAGGCCCAGCAGCAGGCCCAGCAGCAGGCCCAGCAGCAGGGCTACGACCCGAACGCCTACCTCCAGCAGCAGGTGCCCCAGCAGCCGCAGCAGCCTCCGCACGGCCACCCCGCGCAGCCCGGCGCCCTGGACGAGACCAGCCTCTTCGACACCAGCATGATCGACCTGGACCAGCTCCGGGCGTACGAGGAGGGGCGCCAGTAG
- a CDS encoding YceD family protein: MFDTRELGRRPGALKKASRSVEAPRDLGNEVIGVPEGAPVELDLRLESVMDGVLVTGTGRATVKGECVRCLEPLERELDADFQEMFAYPDADARVREDADDDAEDEEDTLFLEDDLFDLEPVLRDAVVLALPMQPVCQDDCPGLCSECGVRLADDPDHHHDAVDIRWAALQGLAGTVKDGEKDNMGGAEAGVDEKQEK; the protein is encoded by the coding sequence GTGTTCGACACACGCGAGCTGGGCCGGCGTCCCGGTGCGCTCAAGAAGGCCTCCCGCTCCGTCGAGGCCCCCCGGGACCTCGGCAATGAGGTCATCGGCGTGCCCGAGGGCGCACCGGTCGAGCTCGACCTCCGCCTGGAATCGGTCATGGACGGGGTGCTTGTCACAGGCACCGGCCGTGCAACCGTCAAGGGGGAGTGCGTAAGGTGTCTGGAGCCGCTGGAGCGAGAGCTCGACGCGGACTTCCAGGAGATGTTCGCCTACCCCGACGCCGACGCCAGGGTCCGTGAGGACGCCGACGACGACGCCGAGGACGAGGAGGACACCCTCTTCCTCGAGGACGACCTGTTCGACCTCGAACCCGTGCTGCGTGATGCGGTGGTGCTTGCACTGCCGATGCAGCCGGTGTGCCAGGACGACTGCCCGGGCCTGTGCTCCGAATGCGGAGTGCGGCTGGCGGACGACCCGGACCACCACCACGACGCCGTCGACATCCGTTGGGCGGCACTGCAGGGACTCGCCGGGACCGTCAAGGACGGCGAGAAGGACAACATGGGCGGCGCCGAAGCGGGCGTCGACGAGAAGCAGGAGAAGTAG
- the rpmF gene encoding 50S ribosomal protein L32, which translates to MAVPKRKMSRSNTRHRRSQWKAAVPTLVACASCHEPKLQHIACPSCGTYNKRQVLEV; encoded by the coding sequence GTGGCTGTTCCGAAGCGGAAGATGTCGCGCAGCAACACGCGCCACCGCCGGTCGCAGTGGAAGGCTGCGGTCCCCACCCTGGTGGCATGCGCTAGCTGCCACGAGCCGAAGCTGCAGCACATCGCGTGCCCCAGCTGCGGCACCTACAACAAGCGCCAGGTCCTCGAGGTCTGA